The Halichondria panicea chromosome 14, odHalPani1.1, whole genome shotgun sequence genome contains a region encoding:
- the LOC135347697 gene encoding uncharacterized protein LOC135347697: MLSRSILSWLILLLILATVTRSEHYHIVPVDSTYLCHEYRNGTCFTLEQLVQTDLLSDGDNLTLSFLPGDHVLTEQLLIRNFSHVQITGQNKNTAVVGFHSNGAIRFVSITKLNIECLSFVGVNIGSPNSHQGVIIVGSHDVYIKNCYFMKFNQTETHIFKIANTQTATIESTLFMNNTGQALHIEAGDVYITKNEFTRNSRGAVYIKSNNSLINNTEFNCNSAGSGGAVEVVSGTVVITGCNFTNNKASQYGGAIAVVSSSVSIFNSELTNNSAYSDGGAISVYSGSISISGSTLTNNRATNNGSVSISNSKLTKNRANNGGAISVGSDSVSISNSELTNNSANYGGAIGIGSGSASISNSELTFNSATNYGGAIIVYSGSVSIFNCELTNNSANYGGAIGVGSGSASISNSELTKNGATNSGATIIVDSGSVSIFNCELTNNSANDSGVIFVYSGSASIFNSELTKNSATNYGGAIIVYLGSVSISNCELTNNSANDGGVIFVYSGSASISNSELKNNKVDHNGGAIYAESGNVSISDCALTNNSAYFGGGIRVDSGSASISNSELTKNRANYGGAIDVDSGNVSISNSTLTYNSADIVGTIRVKSGSASISNSELTNNRGTTTGGAISVGSGSVSISNSELTNNRANYGGAISVYRGSVSISDSTLTNNVANESGTIDVFPSSTFIIHNTDITNNIGSLNISKSYVTFTGRNIVSNNGPIYAFNSRIKFNGPTTLSNNRGILGGAISADQSEIYINTEGVLITNNTATSGGGIFLRESALFVNVPVEIYHNTAHKDGGGIYAYFSEVEFQSVQMVDADGNPLPLNTQSEIAHNIAENGGGIHAVSSTINFAQSHVNIDSNTANASGGGLFLQQSSKLYLFKTKGDRIRSTFNVKLMINNNLAQYGGGIFVADDTQRSACGGGVTEDDDTHTIFSGCFIQTIKLYGWDRNLNYFNTFMTNNTATQSGADIYGGLLDRCTINQNAEYEIYSNGSILDYINNTIKSSTELSISSGPVQVMFCNYSQNDYVSPRKGHAFKISVMAVDQVGNPMNATIHSSVITDSGFDRLKEGQAKQTVGHQCTELEYNVFSQDSSAQVELYAEGPCINLGISKQLIKISFLPCTCPIGLKPIQSDTECKCDCDPDLLQYQITNCSEENETIKLESNNNIWIEVINTTNKTGYVVSNCAFDYCVKRPVNISLSNRDEQCAYNRSGVLCGECQSGLSVMLATSKCKECSNFYLFLLISFALAGILLVAFILVLNITIATGNIQGLIFYANILAANRAIFLPNLNNFLTVFVSWVNLDLGIEICFYDGMNSQAKVLLQLVFPAYLFLLMFLVIILSNYFDSFAKLLSNRNPVAALGTLVLLSYSKFLRFIIAALQYRVLDYPDGSTNTVWLYDGNVQYFTPNHIPQFFAAAIILIAGGLFTVLLFFGQWLQHCSKVMKWTKNTKYIGFMDAYHAPFTPKHRYWVGLLLFALIAHNLVVAMAPDTSLPVLSSGCIAFGLISLNNRVYKKQLSEYLEALFLLNLGILSYATSYVVETNRQQETLAFVSMSIAFILFVIIISYHFHHFILKKTKIWLKIKEVVNYVKRNLCAGTADIRLRRANNAWEMYQQVADENDDDELLEAVDDYEQRDALNPPYTDGAVEEADPDRYITPPIIRPATRPDQLRLSYMDELAPLAAEDYRPAPPPQRVNHRPVVTHTEIGPIHNEV, translated from the coding sequence ATGCTGTCTAGAAGTATTCTCAGCTGGTTAATACTGCTACTGAtcctagctactgttaccaggagtgagcactatcacattgtgccagtggattcaactTACTTGTGTCATGAATATcgaaatggaacttgtttcactctcgagcagcttgtccaaacagacctgttatctgatggagacaatctcaccttgagctttctacctggagatcatgtgttaACCGAGCAGTTATTGATTCGTAACTTCTCACATGTGCAAATCACTGGCCAGAACAAAAATACAGCTGTAGTTGGATTCCATAGCAATGGTGCGATACGTTTTGTTAGTATTACCAAATTGAACATTGAATGCTTGAGTTTCGTTGGAGTGAATATCGGATCACCAAACTCACATCAAGGAGTAATCATTGTTGGTTCCCACGATGTTTATATCAAAAACTGCTACTTCATGAAGTTTAATCAGACAGAAACCCACATATTTAAGATTGCTAATACTCAAACTGCAACAATTGAGAGCACTCTCTTTATGAACAACACTGGTCAGGCACTGCACATTGAGGCTGGTGATGTGTACATAACAAAAAACGAGTTTACTAGAAATAGTAGAGGTGCAGTTTACATTAAGTCAAACAACTCTCTTATCAACAACACAGAGTTCAACTGTAACAGTGCTGGGAGTGGAGGAGCAGTAGAAGTGGTATCTGGTACTGTAGTGATCACTGGGTGTAACTTTACAAATAACAAAGCTTCTCAGTATGGTGGTGCCATTGCTGTTGTCTCaagcagtgtgtccatcttcaacagtgagctgacaaacaacagtgcctatAGCGATGGCGGAGCGATTAGTGTTTACTCAGGTAGTATATCTATCTCTGGCAGtacgctgacaaacaacagagctacTAATAATGGCAGTGTGTCTATCTCTAACAGCAAGCTGACAAAGAACAGAGCTAAcaatggtggagcgattagtgttGGCTCAgatagtgtgtccatctccaacagcgagctgacaaacaacagtgctaattatggtggagcgattggtaTTGGCTCAGGCAGTGcttccatctccaacagtgagctgacattCAACAGTGCTACTaactatggtggagcgattattGTTTACTCAGGCAGTGTGTCTATCTTTAactgtgagctgacaaacaacagtgctaattatggtggagcgattggtgTTGGCTCAGGCAGTgcgtccatctccaacagtgagctgacaaaaaACGGTGCTACTAACTCTGGTGCAACGATTATTGTTGACTCAGGCAGTGTGTCTATCTTTAactgtgagctgacaaacaacagtgctaacGATAGTGGAGTGATTTTTGTTTACTCAGGCAGTGCGTCCATCttcaacagtgagctgacaaaaaACAGTGCTACTaactatggtggagcgattattGTTTATTTAGGCAGTGTGTCTATCTCTAactgtgagctgacaaacaacagtgctaacGATGGTGGAGTGATTTTTGTTTACTCAGGCAGTGCGTCCATCTCCAATAGTGAGCTGAAAAACAACAAAGTCGACCAtaatggtggagcgatttatgcTGAGTCAGGCAATGTGTCTATCTCTGACTGTGctctgacaaacaacagtgcttaTTTTGGTGGAGGGATTCGTGTTGACTCAGGCAGTGCGTCCATCTCCAATAGCGAGCTGACAAAAAACAGAGCTaactatggtggagcgattgatgTTGACTCAGGCAATGTGTCCATCTCTAACAGCACACTGACATACAACAGTGCTGACATTGTTGGAACGATTCGTGTTAAATCAGGCAGTGCGTCCATCTCCAATAgcgagctgacaaacaacagaggtACTACTactggtggagcgattagtgttggctcaggcagtgtgtccatctccaatagcgagctgacaaacaacagagctaactatggtggagcgattagtgttTACAgaggcagtgtgtccatctccgaCAGTACTCTGACAAACAATGTTGCTAATGAAAGTGGAACAATTGATGTCTTCCCATCTTCCACCTTTATCATCCACAATACTGACATTACTAATAACATAGGCAGTTTGAACATTTCGAAGTCATATGTAACATTCACTGGAAGGAATATTGTCAGCAACAATGGCCCCATTTATGCTTTCAATAGTCGAATCAAGTTTAATGGACCTACAACACTGAGTAACAATCGCGGTATACTTGGAGGAGCTATCAGCGCTGACCAGAGTGAAATATACATTAACACAGAAGGAGTACTCATcaccaacaacacagctacctctggaggagggatatttctgagagagagtGCACTCTTTGTAAATGTGCCAGTAGAGATCTAccacaacacagcacacaaaGATGGTGGAGGGATTTATGCATATTTTAGCGAAGTTGAGTTCCAATCAGTGCAGATGGTAGATGCAGATGGTAATCCACTTCCTCTAAATACACAGAGTGAGATTGCTCACAACATTGCTGAGAATGGTggaggtatacatgcagtgtctTCAACTATTAACTTTGCTCAATCACACGTCAACATTGACTCAAACACAGCTAATGCTAGTGGAGGTGGACTGTTTCTACAGCAAAGTTCGAAACTCTACCTATTTAAAACTAAAGGTGACCGTATTAGGTCTACATTTAATGTCAAGTTAATGATTAACAACAACTTGGCTCAGTACGGAGGAGGAATATTTGTGGCAGATGACACACAGAGGAGCGCATGTGGAGGAGGGGTCACAGAAGATGATGATACTCACACCATTTTTTCTGGctgcttcattcaaacaatTAAACTGTATGGGTGGGACAGAAATCTAAACTATTTCAACACATTCATGACTAACAACACGGCtacccagtcaggagcagacatctacggaggtctgttggacaggtgtacaATTAATCAAAATGCTGAATATGAGATTTATTCAAATGGATCTATATTGGACTACATAAATAACACCATAAAATCCTCCACCGAATTATCAATCTCCTCTGGGCCTGTTCAGGTGATGTTTTGTAACTATTCACAAAATGATTATGTTTCTCCAAGAAAGGGACACGCATTTAAaatcagtgttatggctgttgaccaaGTTGGAAATCCAATGAATGCCACAATTCACAGTTCTGTTATCACTGATAGTGGATTTGAtcgtctcaaagaaggacaggcAAAACAAACAGTTGGTCATCAatgcacagaattagagtacaatgtattctcacaagacagctctgctcaagtggaactctatgcCGAGGGTCCATGCAtcaatttgggaatttcaaaACAACTCATCAAAATTTCTTTTCTACCCTGCACATGCCCTATTGGACTCAAACCAATTCAGTCCGATActgagtgcaagtgtgactgtgatccagacTTGCTACAATATCAGATAACAAACTGTTCTGAGGAAAATGAAACCATAAAGCTAGAAAGTAATAACAACATATGGATAGAAGTCATAAATACTACCAACAAAACAGGTTATGTTGTTAGTAACTGTGCATTTGACTATTGCGTAAAAAGGCCAGTCAACATCAGTCTAAGCAACCGTGACGAACAAtgtgcctacaatcgaagtggtgtcttgtgtggagaatgtcaATCAGGACTCAGTGTTATGTTGGCTACGTCAAAATGTAAAGAATGCTCTAATTTTTACCTTTTTTTGCTAATTTCATTTGCGCTGGCTGGCATATTGCTAGTTGCTTTCATTCTCgtgctcaacatcactatagcaactgggAATATTCAAGGTCTCATTTTTTATGCCAATATACTAGCAGCTAATAGAGCGATTTTCTTACCTAATTTAAACAACTTTTTAACAGTTTTCGTATCCtgggtgaatcttgacttgGGAATAGAGATATGCTTTTACgatggaatgaactctcaagcaaaagtgctccttcaacttgtcttCCCAGCTTACTTGTTTCTTCTAATGTTTCTTGTTATAATTTTGAGCAACTATTTTGACTCGtttgcaaagctcctctccaacaggaacccagttgctgcactaggcacactcgtcctactctcttattcAAAATTTTTACggtttatcattgctgcactACAATACAGGGTCTTGGATTATCCTGACGGTTCAACAAACACTGTTTGGTTGTATGACGGCAATGTTCAATACTTCACTCCCAATCACATTCCTCAGTTTTTTGCTGCTGCCATTATCCTCATTGCTGGtggattgttcactgtactgctcttctttggacaatggcTTCAGCACTGTTCAAAAGTTATGAAATGGACTAAGAACACAAAATACATCGGCTTCATGgatgcataccatgctccattcactcccaagcatcgctactgggtgggactgctcctcttCGCTCTGATCGCTCATAATCTAGTAGTTGCAATGGCTCCAGACACTTCTCTCCCTGTGCTATCATCTGGGTGTATTGCATTCGGACTGATATCATTGAACAACCGAGTGTATAAAAAGCAACTTAGTGAATATCTAGAAGCATTGTTTCTACTTAACCTCGGCATTCTATCCTATGCCACTTCCTATGTTGTTGAAACAAACCGACAACAAGAAACACTGGCTTTTGTTTCAATGTCTATAGCTTTCATACTCTTTGTGATAATAATCAGCTACCATTTCCACCACTTTATACTGAAGAAGACCAAAATATGGCTCAAGATAAAGGAAGTTGTTAACTATGTCAAAAGGAACTTATGTGCTGGTACTGCAGACATTAGACTCCGACGAGCTAACAATGCCTGGGAAATGTATCAGCAAGTAGCCGATGAAAATGATGATGACGAATTACTCGAAGCAGTAGACGACTATGAACAAAGAGACGCCTTGAACCCACCTTACACTGATGGAGCCgtggaagaagctgaccccgatcgttacatcactcctcccatcattAGACCAGCCACAAGGCCGGATCAGCTGAGACTATCCTACATGGATGAACTAGCCCCCCTCGCTGcagaggactacagaccagcccctccccctcaaaGAGTCAACCATCGTCCGGttgttacacacacagaaatcgGTCCGATACACAATGAAGTGTGA